A single Streptomyces sp. 2114.4 DNA region contains:
- the casB gene encoding type I-E CRISPR-associated protein Cse2/CasB: MTTSATSGERQQPGHDAPPASPGASSWLVEARQFVAAVTRVAGKDAGARAALRSGVGKGLDDVPRMHRIVAPLLPGAVLRDSEGQRAFYTVAALIAAYHRHGAIGPDEQAGHQESDSARPAAAAVEAEPAAGPGIPEQRSARRAQAEAQRRERFGDSMGQTYAAAVARGGRQGIRESAAETRLNLLCKQSASGLHRHLPSAVRQLCDRNTAPDWARLLVDLRTWPQQRKRVARWWLQDYYRARQAADLADALKADDASAPDGPAA, encoded by the coding sequence ATGACCACTTCAGCCACCTCCGGTGAACGCCAGCAGCCCGGCCACGACGCACCGCCTGCGAGTCCCGGCGCCTCCTCGTGGCTGGTCGAAGCCCGGCAATTCGTCGCTGCGGTCACCCGCGTGGCCGGCAAGGACGCCGGTGCGCGGGCGGCGTTGCGCAGCGGCGTCGGCAAGGGCCTGGACGACGTGCCGCGGATGCACCGCATCGTGGCTCCGCTCCTGCCCGGCGCCGTGCTGCGGGACTCCGAGGGACAACGCGCGTTCTACACCGTCGCTGCGCTGATCGCCGCATATCACCGGCACGGTGCCATCGGTCCCGACGAGCAGGCCGGCCACCAGGAGAGCGACTCGGCCCGCCCGGCCGCGGCTGCCGTAGAGGCCGAGCCCGCAGCCGGACCCGGGATTCCCGAGCAGCGCTCGGCCCGGCGGGCGCAGGCCGAGGCGCAGCGTCGCGAGCGGTTCGGGGACAGCATGGGGCAGACCTACGCGGCCGCGGTGGCCCGCGGTGGCCGGCAAGGCATCCGTGAGAGCGCCGCCGAGACCCGCCTGAACCTGCTGTGTAAGCAGAGCGCCTCCGGGCTGCACCGTCACCTTCCCTCCGCCGTACGGCAGTTGTGCGACCGGAACACGGCGCCGGACTGGGCGCGGCTCCTGGTCGACCTGCGCACCTGGCCGCAGCAGCGCAAGCGGGTGGCTCGCTGGTGGTTGCAGGACTACTACCGCGCCCGCCAAGCAGCCGACCTTGCCGACGCCCTGAAGGCCGACGACGCCTCCGCACCGGATGGCCCCGCCGCCTGA
- a CDS encoding IS701 family transposase, giving the protein MITEYAAAQWDLELDDLFLTIGHRFGRVELRRRMRDYVRGLLASVARKNSWQLAEQAGHRTPDGLQHLLAGSKWEPNDIRDDLQEYVADKLGETDGVLIIDDTGFIKKGTTSAGVQRQYSGTASRTENCQIGVFAAYASARGRALVDRELYLPKSWTEDRERCRTARVPDERGFATKGELARHIVLRALASPLPIAWVTADSAYGQDNRFRRLLEQSGVGYVLAVPKSQFSVGCSRIEGLFAQAPDEAREKISCGDGAKGPRVYHWAAVRVPAVAEFDYQGEVPHRMRWALARRSISKPDEIAYYLAYAPLQTTVQELVRVAGARWAIEECFQAAKNECGLDQYEVRRYVGWYRHITLAMLAHAFLAATAHQVREKGAEQVGRPGSSGSQWQRFGDSWQLVVPGPRT; this is encoded by the coding sequence GTGATCACCGAGTATGCCGCCGCGCAGTGGGACCTTGAACTGGATGATCTCTTCCTGACCATCGGGCACCGCTTCGGCCGAGTCGAGCTCCGCCGACGCATGCGTGACTACGTACGCGGGCTGCTCGCCTCGGTGGCCCGCAAGAACAGCTGGCAGCTGGCCGAACAGGCTGGCCACCGCACGCCTGATGGGTTGCAGCACCTCCTCGCTGGATCGAAGTGGGAGCCCAACGACATCCGTGACGACCTGCAGGAATACGTCGCCGACAAGCTCGGCGAGACCGACGGCGTCCTGATCATCGATGACACCGGGTTCATCAAGAAGGGCACCACCTCAGCCGGGGTCCAGCGCCAGTACTCCGGAACCGCCAGCCGGACCGAGAACTGCCAGATCGGAGTCTTTGCTGCCTACGCCTCCGCCCGCGGCCGGGCTCTGGTCGACCGCGAGCTCTACCTCCCGAAGTCCTGGACCGAGGACCGGGAGCGCTGCCGCACCGCAAGGGTCCCCGACGAGCGGGGATTCGCTACCAAGGGCGAACTGGCCCGGCATATCGTGTTGCGGGCCCTCGCCTCGCCACTGCCTATCGCCTGGGTCACCGCCGACTCCGCCTACGGCCAGGACAACCGCTTCCGCCGGCTGCTGGAACAGTCAGGTGTCGGCTACGTACTGGCCGTCCCCAAGTCCCAGTTCAGCGTGGGCTGTTCACGGATCGAGGGCCTGTTCGCGCAGGCCCCGGACGAAGCGCGGGAGAAGATCTCCTGCGGCGACGGCGCGAAGGGGCCCCGCGTCTACCACTGGGCAGCGGTGCGGGTGCCGGCCGTCGCCGAGTTCGACTACCAGGGCGAGGTCCCCCACCGGATGCGGTGGGCACTGGCCCGACGCAGCATCAGCAAGCCCGACGAGATCGCCTACTACCTCGCCTACGCACCCCTTCAGACCACGGTCCAGGAACTGGTGCGGGTCGCCGGGGCGCGCTGGGCGATCGAGGAGTGCTTCCAGGCCGCGAAGAACGAGTGCGGCCTGGACCAGTACGAGGTCCGCCGCTACGTGGGCTGGTATCGGCACATCACTCTGGCCATGCTCGCGCACGCCTTCCTGGCCGCTACGGCACACCAGGTCCGGGAAAAGGGGGCAGAACAGGTGGGACGGCCGGGGTCATCGGGCTCACAGTGGCAGAGGTTCGGCGACTCATGGCAGCTTGTCGTGCCCGGCCCCCGCACTTGA
- the cas5e gene encoding type I-E CRISPR-associated protein Cas5/CasD: protein MNAPDTAAPGLLLHLAGPLQSWGTRSHYNERDTAPHPTRSGIIGLLGACLGRTRDESLDDLARLSLTTRTDRPGVLLRDLHTVGGGLPAKGTVTTAEGKKRPPSQGTLLSHRTYLADAAFTICLTGDPDTLRTCEQAVRTPHWPPYLGRRSCPPAGPLLLGLLTDPLHHLVHLPLARPRPRGDARVDFHSDSPLDQLPTPRLPAEHTQNQEQQGAVAVSELNDDPKGHRAFRARALYRHTLPLPASQCAGLGTDYLTALTLYLDALHSEGAAQ from the coding sequence GTGAACGCCCCCGATACCGCGGCACCCGGACTCCTCCTGCACCTGGCCGGACCCCTGCAGTCCTGGGGCACCCGCAGCCACTACAACGAGCGCGACACCGCCCCGCACCCCACCCGCTCCGGCATCATCGGACTGCTCGGCGCCTGCCTGGGACGCACCCGCGACGAAAGCCTCGACGACCTGGCCCGCTTGTCGCTGACCACCCGCACCGACCGGCCCGGCGTCCTGCTGCGCGACCTCCACACCGTCGGCGGCGGGCTGCCCGCGAAAGGGACCGTCACCACCGCGGAAGGAAAGAAACGGCCCCCCTCCCAAGGCACCCTCCTCTCCCACCGCACCTACCTCGCCGACGCCGCCTTCACCATCTGCCTCACCGGGGACCCCGACACGCTGCGCACCTGCGAACAAGCCGTACGCACCCCGCACTGGCCGCCCTACCTCGGACGGCGCTCATGCCCCCCGGCAGGCCCCCTCCTGCTCGGGCTCCTGACCGACCCCCTGCATCACCTCGTGCACCTACCACTGGCCCGGCCACGCCCCCGCGGCGACGCCCGCGTCGACTTCCACTCCGACAGCCCACTCGACCAACTGCCCACACCCCGGCTGCCCGCCGAACACACGCAAAACCAGGAGCAGCAGGGCGCTGTTGCCGTGAGCGAACTCAATGACGATCCGAAAGGCCACCGCGCCTTCCGGGCACGTGCCCTCTACCGACACACCCTCCCCCTGCCCGCCAGCCAATGCGCGGGCCTGGGCACCGACTACCTCACGGCGCTGACCCTCTACCTCGACGCCCTGCACAGCGAAGGAGCTGCACAATGA
- a CDS encoding methyltransferase domain-containing protein, translated as MYAPVDHASDCARWASLVYGGVYDSTITQVADGLPTSSLSCEAVVADMLDSMILEPGHTTLELGTATGRNAALLATRAGPGRVTSVEFDPDLAAAAHTNLAATDTHVELVVGDGELGAPGAGPFDRVMATYAVEMVPWAWVEQTRPGGRIVTPWGRLGHVALTVAPDGRSATGWMQGLATFMPARGIGQGRSWEQVRGDEAPEAQGLFGRDLEPLRRDANVLFALRVILPDVRIRTESSQGVTAWVHDGNTSWATIVASEAGRTVAYQGGPRRLATELGEAWHAWETSGAPGLYDYGMTRTPEEQYLWSNDPDTGPRWPTAAPLLGTAKQ; from the coding sequence ATCTACGCCCCGGTCGACCACGCTAGCGATTGCGCTCGGTGGGCGAGCCTCGTTTACGGCGGCGTCTACGACTCCACCATCACCCAGGTCGCCGACGGCCTGCCGACGTCCAGCCTGTCCTGCGAGGCAGTGGTCGCCGACATGCTGGACTCGATGATCTTGGAGCCGGGGCACACCACGCTGGAACTGGGCACCGCAACAGGCCGAAACGCCGCTCTGCTCGCGACCCGAGCCGGGCCGGGCCGGGTTACCAGCGTCGAATTCGACCCAGATCTGGCGGCTGCCGCCCACACCAATCTCGCCGCGACGGACACTCACGTGGAACTCGTCGTCGGCGACGGCGAGCTCGGCGCGCCGGGTGCCGGTCCCTTCGACAGGGTGATGGCCACGTATGCCGTCGAGATGGTGCCCTGGGCCTGGGTGGAACAGACCCGGCCGGGAGGCCGCATCGTGACTCCGTGGGGCCGGCTGGGCCATGTGGCATTGACCGTTGCCCCGGATGGCCGTTCGGCAACTGGCTGGATGCAAGGGCTGGCCACGTTCATGCCCGCCCGCGGTATCGGCCAAGGGAGGTCTTGGGAGCAGGTTCGCGGCGATGAAGCACCCGAGGCTCAAGGTTTGTTTGGCCGGGATCTGGAGCCGCTGCGCCGAGACGCCAACGTGCTCTTCGCGCTCCGGGTGATCCTGCCTGACGTCCGGATCCGCACGGAATCCAGCCAGGGGGTCACCGCCTGGGTTCATGACGGCAACACTTCCTGGGCCACGATCGTCGCTTCCGAAGCCGGCCGAACTGTGGCCTACCAGGGTGGCCCGCGGCGCTTGGCCACCGAGCTGGGAGAGGCCTGGCATGCATGGGAGACGAGCGGCGCTCCCGGTCTGTACGACTACGGCATGACACGTACTCCAGAGGAGCAGTACCTCTGGAGCAACGATCCCGACACCGGCCCACGATGGCCAACAGCCGCACCTCTGCTCGGCACTGCCAAGCAATAA
- the casA gene encoding type I-E CRISPR-associated protein Cse1/CasA, which yields MSTDLYDLLTERAFPVRWADSVPAGDRPEAVSLRELFLRAHQISALAVSLPPALSGLYRVLYALTARITELDIADDWHEERFDVLDAGAFDAKRVDAYFEAFADRFRLYDPVHPFLQDPRLTSQCDKSAGINKLVTTRPSGSNHAWFEHTADARPVALASAQALEHLLVWRYYGPSGRCSARTVRGTKEANCVAGPLRTALSYHPLGGTLFETLLAGLPEPDRARRYVRDGDPCPWERSEPTDPLTLKGVVTGPMSKLVGHNQHALLLVPDDAGAHTVDAYITWAYRERIARTDDFLIWQTSQAGNRYARYADCRRGLWRDLDALLLSDPPGVESRRPDVFPTAVDLFGRGTCRIQALGIDQEGQAKDTQVVSSTTPPVLHLMEERNREQARMVGQLRLAGERYGQRLERAAKQAWAQFANTKVQDCAWSAAAAARYWPEAETEFWKRLDEGRFDGAAQAFRTRAERIYDHITEAAAGTARGARARESARIELYGGRGKKKAAGAQRPSVGDDR from the coding sequence ATGTCCACAGACCTCTATGATCTGCTCACGGAGCGGGCCTTCCCCGTCCGGTGGGCGGATTCGGTGCCCGCCGGCGACCGGCCGGAGGCCGTTTCGCTGCGCGAGCTGTTCCTGCGAGCGCACCAGATCAGTGCGCTCGCGGTGTCGCTGCCGCCGGCGTTGTCGGGGCTGTACCGGGTGCTGTACGCGCTGACTGCCCGGATCACGGAACTGGACATCGCCGACGACTGGCATGAGGAGCGCTTCGATGTCCTCGACGCGGGTGCCTTCGACGCCAAGCGCGTCGATGCCTACTTCGAGGCCTTCGCCGATCGCTTCCGGCTCTATGACCCGGTGCACCCCTTCCTTCAGGATCCCCGGCTGACGTCGCAGTGCGACAAGAGCGCCGGGATCAACAAGCTCGTCACGACCCGGCCGTCCGGCTCGAACCACGCGTGGTTCGAGCACACCGCGGATGCCCGCCCGGTAGCCCTCGCCTCGGCGCAGGCGCTGGAGCATCTGCTGGTGTGGCGGTACTACGGGCCCTCCGGGCGCTGCTCCGCCCGGACCGTCCGCGGTACGAAAGAAGCGAACTGCGTGGCGGGACCGCTGCGCACGGCGCTGTCGTACCACCCGCTGGGTGGCACGTTGTTCGAGACGCTGCTGGCCGGCCTGCCGGAGCCCGACCGCGCCCGCCGCTACGTCCGCGATGGCGACCCCTGTCCGTGGGAGCGCAGTGAGCCGACGGATCCGCTGACGCTCAAGGGGGTGGTGACCGGCCCGATGTCGAAGCTGGTAGGCCACAACCAGCACGCACTGCTGCTGGTCCCCGACGACGCGGGCGCTCACACGGTGGATGCGTACATCACCTGGGCCTACCGCGAGCGCATCGCCCGCACCGACGATTTCCTGATCTGGCAGACGAGCCAGGCAGGCAACCGCTACGCCCGCTACGCGGACTGCCGGCGCGGTCTGTGGCGGGACCTGGACGCGCTGCTGCTGAGCGATCCGCCCGGCGTGGAAAGCCGCCGGCCGGATGTGTTCCCCACCGCCGTCGACCTGTTCGGACGGGGCACATGCCGTATCCAGGCCCTGGGCATCGATCAGGAGGGCCAGGCCAAAGACACCCAGGTCGTCTCCTCGACCACGCCGCCGGTGCTGCATCTGATGGAGGAACGCAACAGGGAACAGGCCCGGATGGTCGGGCAGTTGCGGCTGGCGGGGGAGCGCTACGGACAGCGTCTGGAGCGTGCGGCCAAGCAGGCCTGGGCGCAGTTCGCCAATACCAAGGTCCAGGACTGCGCCTGGTCGGCGGCCGCGGCGGCCCGGTACTGGCCCGAGGCGGAGACGGAGTTCTGGAAGCGCCTGGACGAAGGCCGCTTCGACGGCGCAGCCCAGGCCTTTCGTACCCGGGCGGAGCGCATCTACGACCACATCACCGAAGCGGCCGCCGGCACGGCGCGCGGCGCGCGGGCCCGGGAGTCCGCGCGCATCGAGCTGTATGGCGGGCGTGGGAAGAAGAAAGCCGCCGGCGCCCAGCGCCCCTCCGTGGGAGATGACCGATGA
- the cas6e gene encoding type I-E CRISPR-associated protein Cas6/Cse3/CasE, which yields MTALWLTRIQPDLRHRDARRDLSSAVALHHRIMTLFPDGLGTQARRQAGALFRAEDTGPTPVILLQSQLRPDLDKLPAGYASAATKDLTPMLDALRPGLSIQYRITASPVRKPGHTTRATTGAPAVIPLTGADADHWWQRQAEENSGLHLSSSHSTPLDTARGQRAHDKRHITHARTRFDGTAHIKDPDLLRQRILDGIGRGKAYGCGLLTLAPARQAP from the coding sequence ATGACGGCTCTGTGGCTCACCCGAATCCAGCCCGATCTCCGACACCGCGACGCACGCCGCGACCTGTCCAGCGCCGTCGCCCTGCACCACCGCATCATGACGCTCTTCCCCGACGGCCTCGGCACCCAGGCCCGCCGCCAGGCCGGCGCGCTCTTCCGCGCCGAGGACACCGGCCCGACCCCCGTCATCCTCCTGCAAAGCCAACTGCGACCCGACCTCGACAAACTCCCCGCGGGCTACGCCAGCGCAGCCACCAAAGACCTGACCCCCATGCTCGACGCGCTGCGCCCCGGCCTGAGCATCCAATACCGCATCACCGCCAGCCCCGTACGCAAACCCGGCCACACCACCCGCGCCACCACCGGCGCCCCCGCCGTCATACCGCTGACCGGAGCCGACGCCGACCACTGGTGGCAACGCCAGGCCGAAGAAAACAGCGGACTGCACCTGAGCAGCTCCCACTCCACCCCCCTCGACACCGCCCGCGGCCAACGCGCCCACGACAAACGCCACATCACCCACGCCCGCACCAGATTCGACGGCACCGCACACATCAAAGACCCAGACCTGCTGCGCCAACGCATTCTCGACGGCATCGGCCGCGGCAAGGCCTACGGCTGCGGCCTGCTCACCCTCGCACCCGCCCGGCAAGCCCCGTGA
- a CDS encoding CRISPR-associated endonuclease Cas3'' yields the protein MSEPVVDGRLWGKERGLARRYPLICHLLDTAAVAGVLWDRVLTDAARARLAGAVGLSEGQVRGLVSVWAGLHDVGKIIPAFQVMAREAYADLVSDPGYAHAAGVEKQRLDHDKATHWALTSLFEAWGYPGSRSVRRSAHHQVAQLLGGHHGCVHRALRNGEAYVPELGGPGWEAQRVAHAEAVRRLVGAGPEDMVRGPLPAQVAVVVLGLVVVADWLASQEAVITPRMPVEGWAADDAGLEAHWAQAVAVAGGWVAEVGLGVAEWPVKSFDEQFSFAGANALQASVAEGVPGLVEGPGLLLVTAPTGEGKTEAALHAASVMGRASGASGLFFALPTMATADAMHARVAEFAGLNVAGDRALTLLHSMAWLSEAYAEPGAGRVQGIW from the coding sequence ATGTCGGAGCCGGTGGTCGATGGGCGGTTGTGGGGTAAGGAGCGGGGGCTGGCACGTCGGTATCCGTTGATCTGTCATCTGCTGGACACTGCGGCGGTTGCCGGTGTGCTGTGGGACCGGGTTTTGACGGATGCTGCGCGAGCGCGTCTGGCTGGTGCCGTGGGCCTTAGCGAGGGGCAGGTTCGGGGCCTGGTGAGTGTGTGGGCCGGCTTACATGACGTCGGAAAGATCATTCCGGCATTTCAGGTCATGGCGCGGGAGGCCTATGCCGACCTCGTGAGCGACCCTGGATATGCGCATGCCGCGGGAGTCGAGAAGCAGAGGCTCGACCATGACAAGGCCACTCACTGGGCTCTGACTTCGTTGTTCGAGGCATGGGGCTATCCGGGGTCGCGGTCGGTTCGGCGGTCTGCTCATCATCAGGTGGCGCAGTTGCTTGGTGGTCACCACGGTTGTGTGCATCGCGCTCTGCGAAACGGTGAGGCTTACGTGCCAGAGCTCGGGGGGCCTGGCTGGGAGGCTCAGCGGGTGGCGCATGCGGAGGCGGTGCGCCGGCTGGTGGGTGCCGGTCCGGAGGACATGGTGCGAGGGCCGTTGCCGGCGCAGGTTGCGGTGGTGGTGCTGGGGCTCGTGGTGGTGGCGGATTGGCTGGCGAGCCAGGAGGCAGTGATCACGCCGCGGATGCCGGTTGAGGGTTGGGCTGCGGATGATGCGGGGCTTGAGGCGCATTGGGCGCAGGCCGTGGCTGTGGCCGGCGGGTGGGTGGCCGAGGTGGGGCTGGGGGTGGCTGAGTGGCCCGTGAAGTCCTTCGATGAGCAGTTCTCGTTCGCGGGTGCCAATGCGTTGCAGGCGTCGGTGGCTGAGGGGGTGCCGGGGCTTGTGGAGGGCCCGGGGTTGCTGCTGGTGACGGCGCCCACGGGGGAGGGGAAGACGGAGGCGGCGTTGCACGCGGCGTCGGTGATGGGGCGGGCCTCGGGGGCCTCGGGGTTGTTTTTTGCGTTGCCGACGATGGCGACGGCGGATGCGATGCATGCCCGGGTGGCGGAGTTCGCGGGGCTGAATGTCGCGGGTGATCGTGCGTTGACGTTGCTGCACAGCATGGCGTGGCTGAGTGAGGCGTATGCGGAGCCCGGGGCGGGGAGGGTGCAGGGGATTTGGTGA
- the cas3 gene encoding CRISPR-associated helicase Cas3', which yields MLPVRYNVLRLLGLSNKVLVVDEAHAYGPWMHSLLVRLLEWLGACGAPVVLLSATLSGRSASSLVEAYRRGCGFGEPCEVAPVYPGWLYVSGRSGAVSAPCAVGSGRAREIEVRAVSVSRDAPVGSEAGRGTAVVGELRPLVERGGGALVCCTTVAEAQETYRLLRREFPQLAAAEDGLLLLHSRFPAARRLEITEACERAFGKPGEGRRRPPVSVLVATQVVEQSLDLDFDVVISDLAPLAQLLQRAGRCMRHDRAGLAPEEGGRVGWVGVTPRLAVLEPVDAQGKVRAPERWGAVYPEALLRRTSGLLHEREGKPIAVPGDVQGLVDAVYAEDFCDHLEDSAERDLQERLDAEHLGAVLAEEALADSTMINPPMKMVDLAELSRDGALIDEALLTTRLGADSERAVCVFLQDAGAVTLDPEGASPVPGWGRAGRVSVAQAREVMRQTVPVPGGWLRGRGVAQEVPASWGQLAALRELCVLPMRHRGGGMWSCTVGDRSISFTSEGLQASR from the coding sequence GTGTTGCCGGTTCGCTACAACGTGCTGCGGCTGCTGGGGCTGTCGAACAAGGTCTTGGTGGTGGATGAGGCGCATGCGTATGGGCCGTGGATGCACAGTCTTTTGGTGCGGTTGCTGGAGTGGCTGGGGGCGTGTGGTGCTCCGGTGGTGCTGCTTTCGGCGACGTTGTCGGGGCGTTCGGCGTCGTCGTTGGTGGAGGCGTACCGGCGGGGCTGTGGGTTCGGTGAGCCGTGCGAGGTGGCGCCGGTGTATCCGGGGTGGCTGTATGTCAGTGGGCGCAGTGGGGCGGTCTCGGCGCCGTGTGCGGTGGGCAGTGGGCGTGCCCGGGAGATCGAGGTGCGGGCGGTTTCGGTGTCGAGGGACGCGCCGGTGGGGTCTGAGGCCGGTCGTGGGACGGCGGTGGTGGGGGAGTTGCGGCCGTTGGTGGAACGGGGCGGGGGTGCGTTGGTGTGCTGTACGACGGTCGCCGAGGCGCAGGAGACATATCGCCTGCTGAGGCGGGAGTTTCCGCAGCTGGCGGCGGCTGAGGACGGGTTGCTGCTGTTGCATTCGCGATTTCCGGCTGCGCGGCGGTTGGAGATCACGGAGGCATGCGAGCGGGCGTTCGGCAAGCCGGGGGAGGGGCGTCGGCGGCCGCCGGTCTCGGTGCTGGTGGCGACGCAGGTGGTGGAGCAGTCCCTGGATCTCGACTTCGATGTCGTGATCAGTGATCTTGCTCCGCTGGCTCAGTTGTTGCAGCGGGCCGGGCGGTGTATGCGGCATGACCGTGCGGGGCTGGCGCCCGAGGAAGGCGGCCGGGTGGGCTGGGTGGGGGTGACTCCTCGGCTGGCGGTGCTGGAGCCGGTGGATGCGCAGGGGAAGGTGCGGGCACCGGAGCGGTGGGGGGCGGTGTATCCGGAGGCGTTGCTGAGGCGGACGAGTGGTCTGCTGCACGAGCGTGAAGGGAAGCCGATCGCCGTGCCGGGGGATGTGCAAGGGCTCGTTGATGCCGTGTATGCGGAGGACTTCTGCGACCATCTGGAGGATTCCGCTGAGCGTGACCTGCAGGAGCGGCTGGATGCCGAGCATCTGGGTGCGGTACTGGCGGAAGAGGCGCTGGCGGATTCCACGATGATCAACCCGCCGATGAAGATGGTCGATCTGGCGGAGTTGAGCCGGGATGGTGCGCTGATTGATGAGGCGCTGCTGACGACGCGTCTGGGGGCGGACTCGGAGCGGGCGGTGTGCGTGTTTCTTCAGGACGCGGGTGCTGTGACGCTTGACCCCGAGGGGGCCTCGCCGGTTCCGGGGTGGGGGCGGGCCGGGCGGGTTTCGGTGGCGCAGGCGCGTGAGGTAATGCGGCAGACGGTGCCGGTGCCCGGGGGATGGTTGCGGGGGCGGGGCGTGGCGCAGGAGGTGCCGGCGTCATGGGGACAGCTGGCCGCGCTGAGGGAGCTGTGCGTCTTGCCGATGCGCCACCGAGGGGGCGGCATGTGGTCGTGCACGGTCGGAGACCGGTCAATTTCTTTCACTTCCGAGGGACTTCAAGCCTCTCGGTAG
- the cas7e gene encoding type I-E CRISPR-associated protein Cas7/Cse4/CasC, giving the protein MSIIASQPALAGRFIDFHVLQSVPYANLNRDDTNSVKTVQYGDRERTRVSSQCWKRAVRRYFQRSIGEKALRTRRIGEAVEAALCDERGWPADLARRAGQHIATGSSIKADPPSEEEPAWSTNAMVYVPASAVTELADLAETHRVDIEGAKDMKKGVKSVLPQADIDAVLRRRNGIINLFGRMLAEVDGAGVDGAVQLAHALTTHGTDVEVDYFAAVDDITDAWRDTTGSAHMGSGEFSAGVFYRYATLDLADLLRNIGGDVEAARTLATSFGEAFVLSLPEAKKTSTAPHTIPDLVHISVRSDRPLSYAAAFERPVGADRAGGFGQPSRQALAHYAQAAGRLLGPRGLVHAGWASSEDKELTGLGARNDSFDELITGSVTAALAEATA; this is encoded by the coding sequence ATGTCCATCATCGCTTCGCAGCCCGCCCTCGCCGGCCGGTTCATCGACTTCCACGTCTTGCAGAGCGTGCCCTACGCCAACCTCAACAGGGACGACACCAACTCCGTCAAAACGGTCCAGTACGGCGACCGGGAACGCACCCGGGTCAGCAGCCAGTGCTGGAAGCGCGCCGTGCGCCGCTACTTCCAGCGCAGCATCGGCGAGAAGGCGCTGCGCACCCGCCGGATCGGAGAAGCAGTCGAGGCCGCGTTGTGCGACGAGCGCGGCTGGCCGGCGGACCTTGCCCGGCGTGCGGGGCAGCACATCGCCACAGGCAGCAGCATCAAGGCCGATCCGCCCTCGGAGGAAGAGCCGGCCTGGAGCACCAACGCCATGGTCTACGTGCCCGCGTCCGCGGTCACGGAACTCGCCGACCTCGCCGAGACCCACCGGGTCGACATCGAGGGCGCGAAGGACATGAAGAAGGGCGTCAAGAGCGTCCTGCCACAGGCCGACATCGACGCGGTGCTGCGCCGCCGCAACGGGATCATCAACCTGTTCGGCCGCATGCTGGCAGAGGTCGACGGCGCCGGCGTCGACGGCGCGGTACAGCTCGCACACGCCCTGACCACCCACGGCACGGACGTGGAAGTCGACTACTTCGCTGCCGTGGACGACATCACCGACGCCTGGCGGGACACCACCGGCAGCGCCCACATGGGCAGCGGCGAGTTCAGCGCCGGCGTGTTCTACCGCTACGCCACGCTCGACCTGGCAGACCTGCTGCGCAACATCGGCGGCGACGTAGAGGCCGCCCGCACGTTGGCGACGTCGTTCGGCGAGGCGTTCGTGCTGTCGCTGCCCGAGGCGAAGAAGACCTCCACCGCGCCTCACACCATCCCGGATCTGGTGCACATCAGCGTCCGCTCCGACCGCCCCCTGTCGTACGCCGCGGCGTTCGAAAGGCCCGTCGGCGCCGACCGCGCCGGCGGATTCGGCCAGCCCTCACGGCAGGCGCTGGCCCACTACGCGCAGGCAGCCGGTCGGCTGCTGGGACCGCGTGGCCTGGTCCACGCGGGCTGGGCCAGCTCGGAGGACAAGGAGCTGACCGGGCTCGGGGCCCGGAACGACTCGTTCGACGAACTGATCACCGGCTCCGTCACCGCTGCCCTGGCCGAGGCCACAGCGTGA